A window of Zingiber officinale cultivar Zhangliang chromosome 5A, Zo_v1.1, whole genome shotgun sequence contains these coding sequences:
- the LOC121981792 gene encoding rubisco accumulation factor 1, chloroplastic-like has protein sequence MAMLSVVAAPKPRYAPLLQSSSCSTALLLRLGLPQRDSRRRVYVSKLPSPPRHTQPSGEQVYQPFRPPPSPLPAKYRSLGPAERLDILRDRLGLWHEYAPLLPTLGNDGFTPPSIEEITGIPSIEQNLLVVATQVRDSLVSTSFDPELLSYFDSGGGADLLYELRFLNATQRAAAAIYLIEHRLDPKAAQELARAMKDFPRRRGDEGWNFFSAFSPGDCLAHTYFRLSREAINPNERVAVLNRAIEAVETEAARKRVEEEMERATGRSEEGDGSEEAEGLRVTVPIVRLRYGEVAEASTVTLLPVCRAAEGEEGMAAAPRRCKAEGELGVVVAEQGWGRWVVLPGWSPVAAAAAGGEGVALEFVDGRVLPWRSSWGWEETVIVVADRGKREVTKGAYYVVGGERKGLRVERGAELLDLGVEAALGTVALVVRPPKDEDDDMIRDEEWD, from the coding sequence ATGGCAATGCTCTCCGTCGTGGCCGCTCCCAAGCCCAGGTACGCGCCCCTCTTACAATCGTCCTCCTGCTCTACAGCGCTCCTCCTCCGCCTCGGCCTTCCTCAGCGGGACTCCCGCCGCCGCGTCTACGTCTCCAAGCTGCCCAGCCCGCCGCGACACACTCAGCCGTCGGGGGAGCAGGTGTACCAGCCCTTCCGCCCCCCGCCTTCCCCTCTTCCGGCCAAGTACCGCTCGCTCGGCCCCGCCGagcgcctcgacatcctccgcGACCGCCTCGGCTTGTGGCACGAGTACGCCCCTCTTCTCCCCACCCTCGGGAACGACGGTTTCACCCCTCCCTCGATTGAGGAGATCACGGGCATCCCCAGCATCGAGCAGAATCTCCTGGTGGTCGCCACCCAGGTCCGCGACTCCCTCGTCTCGACCTCCTTTGACCCCGAGTTGCTCTCCTACTTTGACTCCGGCGGCGGGGCGGATCTGCTTTACGAGCTCCGCTTCCTGAACGCCACGCAGCGCGCTGCCGCCGCGATCTACCTGATCGAGCACCGCCTCGACCCCAAGGCCGCTCAGGAGCTGGCGCGGGCGATGAAGGACTTCCCGCGCAGGAGGGGCGATGAAGGCTGGAACTTCTTCTCCGCCTTCTCCCCGGGCGACTGCCTGGCGCACACCTACTTTCGCCTCAGCCGAGAGGCCATCAACCCTAACGAGCGGGTGGCTGTGCTCAATCGGGCGATCGAAGCGGTGGAGACGGAGGCGGCGAGGAAGCGGGTGGAGGAGGAGATGGAGCGGGCGACCGGGCGTTCGGAGGAGGGCGATGGGAGCGAAGAGGCGGAGGGGCTGAGGGTGACGGTGCCGATCGTACGGCTGAGGTACGGGGAGGTGGCGGAGGCGTCGACAGTGACGCTGCTTCCAGTATGCCGGGCAGCGGAGGGGGAGGAGGGGATGGCGGCCGCGCCGCGGAGGTGCAAGGCGGAGGGGGAGCTGGGAGTAGTGGTGGCGGAACAGGGGTGGGGGAGGTGGGTGGTGCTGCCCGGGTGGTCgccggtggcggcggcggcggcaggaGGGGAAGGGGTGGCGCTGGAGTTCGTGGACGGGAGAGTGCTACCGTGGCGATCGAGCTGGGGGTGGGAGGAAACGGTGATAGTGGTCGCGGACCGGGGGAAGCGAGAGGTGACGAAGGGAGCATACTACGTGGTTGGCGGAGAAAGGAAGGGACTGCGCGTGGAGAGAGGGGCGGAACTGCTGGATCTGGGAGTGGAGGCGGCGCTTGGGACGGTGGCGCTAGTGGTCAGGCCGCCGAAGGACGAGGACGACGACATGATCCGCGACGAAGAGTGGGATTGA
- the LOC121981793 gene encoding uncharacterized protein LOC121981793 — MSFMSFAGRVLFSAVFLLSAYLEFSEFGADGGPAAKALRPKYNRFVKHVSSHLGIVVPHIEMKHILASTIFLKGFGGILFVLSSSLGAYLLLLYLAFITPVVYDFYNYDIEKPEFVQLFNRFAQNVALFGALLFFLSMKNTIARRQSKRLAPKSKTN; from the exons ATGAGTTTCATGTCCTTCGCCGGGAGAGTCCTCTTCTCCGCCGTATTTCTCCTCTCCGCATACCTCGA ATTTAGTGAATTCGGAGCTGATGGTGGACCGGCAGCAAAGGCGCTAAGGCCAAAATACAACCGTTTTGTGAAACATGTCTCTTCACATCTGGGCATTGTGGTGCCACACATTGAA ATGAAACATATCCTTGCAAGTACCATATTCCTGAAAGGTTTTGGTGGTATCTTGTTCGTCTTGAGCAGCTCTTTAGGAGCATATCTTCTG CTTCTGTACCTTGCCTTCATTACACCCGTGGTCTATGACTTCTACAATTACGATATAGAAAAGCCAGAATTTGTTCAGCTTTTTAACCGATTCGCTCAG AACGTAGCATTGTTCGGTGCACTGCTGTTTTTCCTCAGCATGAAGAACACTATTGCAAGACGACAATCCAAGAGGCTGGCTCCCAAGTCGAAAACCAATTAG